One genomic segment of Vibrio mimicus includes these proteins:
- the rnk gene encoding nucleoside diphosphate kinase regulator produces MSELNTIVVSTRDMDRISQLMDNLATLSPELERLEEELDRATVLEPEEMPENVVTMNSTVRFKFSGSDEVMEKTLVYPNDVKSSADVSIFAPVGSALLGLAVGQQLAWPMPGGTLKTLEIIDIVYQPERAGEFHR; encoded by the coding sequence ATGTCTGAACTCAATACTATCGTGGTCTCCACTCGCGATATGGACAGAATCAGCCAGTTGATGGATAACCTAGCCACTTTGTCGCCAGAGCTAGAGAGACTGGAAGAAGAATTGGATCGCGCCACCGTGCTCGAACCTGAAGAGATGCCAGAGAATGTCGTCACCATGAATTCTACGGTGCGCTTTAAATTCTCAGGTAGCGATGAAGTGATGGAAAAAACGTTAGTTTACCCAAACGATGTGAAAAGCAGCGCTGACGTATCGATTTTTGCCCCTGTGGGTAGTGCGTTACTTGGCCTTGCAGTGGGTCAACAACTGGCTTGGCCTATGCCGGGCGGCACGTTGAAAACCCTCGAAATCATCGACATAGTCTATCAACCTGAACGCGCTGGCGAATTCCACCGTTAA
- the sseA gene encoding 3-mercaptopyruvate sulfurtransferase: MTSPLVTAQWLQQHLHDPNLVILDSSIEFQIPTESEKDWINKIPNAQRFDYDKVFCDPDSPLPHMMPSEERFNTLARELGINQDSFIVVYDNSGTFASPRAWWMFKAMGHHKVYILNGGLTEWKAQGYNVTQNYREPTAKGNFAGKLNPKAFVDASYVLKQIDNPHSQTIDARGLARFFGEVPEPRPGVRSGHIPGSSCLPFAELIAGHKLKEETELRPLLTHMLPDTAQEYLFSCGSGVTACIVLLAAYVCGYKNLSVYDGSWTEWGQRQDLPIE; this comes from the coding sequence ATGACCTCCCCACTCGTCACGGCGCAATGGCTGCAACAACATCTGCACGATCCCAATTTGGTGATCCTCGATAGCAGCATCGAGTTTCAAATTCCGACCGAATCTGAAAAAGATTGGATCAACAAAATTCCCAACGCGCAGCGCTTTGATTACGACAAAGTGTTTTGCGACCCTGATTCCCCCTTGCCCCATATGATGCCTTCTGAGGAGCGCTTTAATACTCTCGCTCGCGAACTGGGTATCAACCAAGATTCCTTTATTGTGGTGTACGACAACAGTGGCACGTTTGCTTCTCCCCGAGCATGGTGGATGTTCAAAGCCATGGGACATCACAAGGTGTATATCCTCAATGGCGGATTAACCGAATGGAAGGCTCAGGGTTACAACGTCACTCAAAACTATCGTGAACCCACAGCAAAAGGGAACTTTGCTGGCAAACTCAACCCAAAAGCCTTTGTTGATGCGAGTTATGTTCTCAAACAGATCGACAACCCACACAGCCAAACCATTGATGCTCGTGGATTAGCACGCTTTTTCGGTGAAGTGCCAGAGCCGCGTCCCGGCGTGCGCAGTGGGCATATTCCCGGCTCATCTTGCTTGCCTTTTGCAGAGCTGATCGCCGGTCACAAGCTTAAAGAGGAAACCGAGTTACGCCCTCTACTCACTCATATGCTGCCCGATACAGCACAAGAATATCTGTTTAGCTGCGGCTCTGGCGTTACCGCATGTATTGTGTTGCTCGCGGCGTATGTGTGCGGCTACAAAAACCTCTCGGTTTACGATGGTTCGTGGACAGAATGGGGACAACGGCAAGATCTGCCGATTGAATAA
- the moeA gene encoding molybdopterin molybdotransferase MoeA, translating to MGCCDAPGLMPIEDALEKMLSRIQPVQTTLRLPLPEALGYVLAEAILSPIHVPPFDNSAMDGYAVRRAELAQQKPLPVSGKSFAGQPFTEEWPPMTCVRIMTGAQIPAGCDAVIMQEQATITEEGVVFCQHEVKLNDNIRPTGDDIRQNDVVLERGARLTARDIPMIATLGISHVTVYRKPKVAFFSTGDELKPLGEPLQAGQIYDSNRYGIKPLIENFGCEAIDLGIVPDCPTTLKATFEQAQSLADVVVTSGGVSVGEADYTKDILQALGEIGFWKLAIKPGKPFAFGALQDAWFCGLPGNPVSAVLTMYVLVQPMLAKLAGHSAWQAPESIPAITRSPFKKAPGRTDFQRGIYRIENGQFVVESTGNQSSGAFRSMSLANCFVVLERERGRVEVGETVQIQLFNPTLY from the coding sequence ATGGGCTGTTGTGATGCACCCGGCTTAATGCCGATTGAAGATGCACTTGAGAAAATGCTGTCACGTATTCAACCCGTGCAAACCACTTTACGTTTGCCTCTGCCTGAGGCGCTCGGCTATGTGCTCGCCGAGGCGATCTTATCGCCCATTCATGTGCCACCGTTTGATAACTCAGCGATGGATGGTTATGCCGTCCGTCGCGCTGAACTTGCGCAGCAAAAACCGCTGCCCGTTTCAGGAAAATCGTTTGCTGGTCAACCCTTTACAGAAGAATGGCCGCCAATGACCTGCGTGCGCATTATGACGGGTGCACAAATCCCTGCCGGTTGTGATGCGGTGATCATGCAAGAACAAGCGACCATCACCGAAGAGGGTGTGGTGTTCTGCCAGCATGAGGTCAAACTCAATGACAATATCCGCCCAACTGGTGATGACATTCGCCAAAATGATGTGGTGCTGGAACGCGGTGCGCGCTTAACCGCACGTGATATCCCGATGATTGCGACTCTCGGCATTAGCCATGTCACCGTCTATCGCAAACCGAAAGTGGCGTTTTTCTCCACCGGTGATGAGCTCAAACCACTTGGTGAACCGCTGCAAGCCGGACAGATTTACGACAGCAATCGCTACGGCATTAAACCCTTGATTGAAAACTTCGGCTGCGAAGCGATTGATCTCGGCATAGTGCCGGATTGCCCTACCACTCTGAAAGCCACGTTTGAGCAAGCGCAAAGCTTGGCAGATGTGGTGGTCACCTCCGGTGGCGTCAGCGTGGGTGAAGCCGATTACACCAAAGATATTTTGCAAGCGCTGGGTGAAATCGGCTTTTGGAAACTGGCAATCAAGCCGGGTAAACCTTTTGCATTTGGCGCATTGCAGGATGCTTGGTTTTGCGGTCTGCCGGGCAACCCGGTTTCCGCTGTGTTGACCATGTACGTGCTGGTACAACCTATGCTTGCCAAATTAGCGGGACACAGTGCTTGGCAAGCCCCGGAATCGATCCCTGCGATCACGCGCAGCCCCTTTAAAAAAGCACCGGGACGGACGGATTTCCAACGCGGCATTTACCGCATTGAAAATGGCCAATTCGTGGTGGAAAGCACCGGTAACCAAAGCTCTGGCGCATTCCGCTCAATGAGCTTGGCTAACTGCTTTGTGGTGCTTGAGCGTGAACGTGGCCGCGTGGAAGTCGGCGAAACGGTTCAAATCCAACTGTTTAACCCAACCCTGTACTAG
- the elbB gene encoding isoprenoid biosynthesis glyoxalase ElbB: protein MLSGCGVFDGAEIHEAVLALHAIEKQGASWHCFAPNVQQMHVINHLTGEAMPESRNVLVESARIARGKIQDVATLNVNEFDALLLPGGFGAAKNLTDFAVKGAQCSINPDVEAACLAFADAHKPAGYICIAPTIIPMIYGEAAQGTIGNDHHTAAAFNQLGGLHVDCPVEGIVFDERHKVLSTPAYMLAENISQAACGIEKLVERLLQLA from the coding sequence ATTCTCAGTGGCTGTGGAGTATTCGATGGAGCGGAGATCCATGAAGCAGTACTCGCATTGCATGCCATTGAAAAACAAGGGGCGAGCTGGCACTGCTTTGCACCGAATGTGCAACAGATGCACGTCATTAACCACCTTACGGGTGAAGCGATGCCAGAAAGTCGCAATGTGTTGGTGGAATCCGCCCGCATTGCTCGCGGTAAAATCCAAGATGTAGCTACACTCAATGTGAATGAATTTGATGCACTTCTGCTCCCAGGCGGTTTTGGCGCAGCGAAAAATCTCACCGACTTTGCAGTTAAAGGCGCTCAATGCAGTATCAACCCCGATGTCGAAGCTGCCTGTCTCGCTTTTGCCGATGCCCATAAGCCTGCCGGTTATATCTGCATTGCGCCCACCATCATCCCGATGATTTATGGCGAAGCGGCGCAAGGCACAATTGGTAATGATCACCACACCGCAGCCGCATTTAACCAATTAGGTGGCCTACACGTGGATTGCCCAGTGGAAGGCATCGTATTTGATGAAAGGCACAAAGTGCTTTCCACCCCCGCCTACATGCTGGCAGAGAATATTTCCCAAGCCGCTTGCGGAATAGAAAAACTCGTTGAACGACTACTACAACTGGCTTAG
- the moeB gene encoding molybdopterin-synthase adenylyltransferase MoeB produces the protein MDILSDAEMLRYNRQIILKAFDFEGQEKLKQSSVLILGAGGLGCASSQYLATAGVGHITLIDDDVVELSNLQRQVLHHDADIGRAKVDSAANSLRLLNPHLQVETIQARLSDDKLDALIARHDLVLDACDNVDTRNQLNRLCFKHKTPLVSGAAIRMEGQVSVFTYQDPAQPCYQCLSALFGSSALSCVEAGVMAPVVGIIGAVQAMEAIKVLTELGTPKQGKILILDAMSMSWREMNLMKLPQCPVCHTSE, from the coding sequence GTGGATATTCTCAGCGATGCAGAAATGCTGCGTTACAACCGACAGATCATTCTCAAAGCGTTTGATTTTGAAGGACAAGAGAAACTAAAGCAGAGCTCAGTGCTGATCCTCGGTGCGGGTGGTTTGGGTTGTGCGAGTAGCCAATACCTAGCGACGGCGGGGGTCGGTCACATCACATTGATTGATGATGATGTGGTTGAGCTCTCTAACCTCCAGCGCCAAGTACTACACCATGATGCGGATATTGGCCGCGCGAAAGTCGATTCGGCCGCCAATTCACTGCGTCTGCTCAATCCGCATCTTCAGGTTGAAACGATCCAAGCACGTTTGAGTGATGACAAATTGGATGCGCTGATCGCACGCCACGATCTGGTGCTGGATGCTTGCGATAATGTCGACACACGCAACCAGCTCAATCGCCTCTGCTTTAAACACAAAACACCGCTGGTTTCCGGTGCGGCGATTCGCATGGAAGGCCAAGTGAGCGTGTTTACTTATCAAGACCCCGCGCAGCCTTGCTATCAATGCTTAAGCGCCCTATTCGGTTCATCGGCACTCAGTTGCGTTGAAGCAGGTGTGATGGCTCCGGTGGTAGGCATTATTGGTGCAGTTCAAGCAATGGAAGCCATTAAGGTACTGACTGAATTAGGCACACCTAAGCAAGGTAAGATCTTGATCCTTGATGCGATGAGCATGTCATGGCGTGAAATGAACCTGATGAAACTTCCTCAGTGTCCTGTCTGTCATACATCAGAGTGA
- the yjjG gene encoding pyrimidine 5'-nucleotidase: MKYDWILFDADETLFHFDAFKGMQLMFARKGVEFTEQDFHQYQEVNKPLWVDYQNGDITAAQLKHTRFAGWAEKLDTTTAELNSAFLQAMADICTLLPGAMELMQALHGKARLGIITNGFTELQDVRLAKTGMTDFFDHIVISEEVGIAKPDAGIFAHALERMGNPTKSRVLMVGDNPHSDILGGLNFGIETCWLNVHQHPKPEGITPHYEVTSLHELREILLA, from the coding sequence ATGAAGTACGATTGGATCTTATTTGACGCTGACGAGACCTTGTTTCATTTCGATGCTTTTAAAGGGATGCAGCTGATGTTCGCGCGCAAAGGCGTGGAGTTTACCGAACAAGATTTTCACCAATACCAAGAAGTGAATAAACCGCTGTGGGTGGATTACCAAAACGGCGATATTACCGCCGCGCAGTTGAAGCATACGCGCTTTGCGGGCTGGGCAGAAAAGCTGGATACCACAACGGCAGAGCTCAACAGTGCATTTTTGCAAGCCATGGCGGATATTTGCACCTTATTACCGGGCGCAATGGAGCTGATGCAGGCGCTACACGGTAAAGCGCGCTTGGGCATTATCACTAACGGTTTTACTGAGCTACAAGATGTAAGATTGGCCAAAACAGGCATGACAGACTTTTTTGATCACATTGTGATTTCCGAGGAAGTCGGGATTGCTAAACCAGATGCGGGCATTTTTGCCCATGCATTGGAGCGAATGGGGAACCCGACAAAGAGCCGAGTACTGATGGTAGGTGATAATCCACATTCCGATATTTTAGGTGGCTTGAACTTTGGAATTGAGACTTGCTGGCTCAATGTGCATCAGCACCCGAAACCAGAAGGCATTACGCCACATTATGAAGTGACTTCACTGCATGAGCTGAGAGAGATCTTATTGGCGTAA
- a CDS encoding VOC family protein, with protein sequence MPNLDVLEIKSFVPAQDFTASKQFYLSLGFELISEFGDVAYLRLGQCAFLLQNTHQRPHQGNTMMHLLVEDAQSWFDHVKTLQLEERFESKVTNLVTQPWGMLEFCLVDPSDVLWRIGQRIV encoded by the coding sequence ATGCCCAATCTCGATGTGCTTGAAATCAAATCCTTTGTTCCTGCTCAGGACTTTACTGCCTCCAAACAGTTTTACTTATCCCTCGGTTTTGAACTGATTTCAGAATTTGGCGATGTGGCTTATTTGCGTTTAGGCCAATGCGCTTTTTTACTGCAAAACACCCATCAGCGCCCGCATCAAGGGAATACTATGATGCATCTGTTAGTGGAAGATGCGCAGAGCTGGTTCGATCACGTCAAAACTTTGCAATTGGAAGAGCGCTTTGAAAGCAAAGTGACCAATTTAGTCACTCAACCTTGGGGCATGCTGGAGTTTTGTTTGGTTGACCCGAGTGATGTTCTGTGGCGTATTGGTCAACGTATTGTGTAA
- the folE gene encoding GTP cyclohydrolase I FolE: MSGLSESAKLVKDALERRGLETPMQPSLASPAEKKDKIEHHMREILNLLGLDLTDDSLEETPQRIAKMYVDEIFSGLDYANFPKITVIENKMKVSEMVKVKDITLTSTCEHHLVTIDGTAAVAYIPRGKIIGLSKINRIVRFFAQRPQVQERMTQQILVALQALLESDDVAVTIDATHYCVKSRGVMDATSVTTTTALGGIFKSNPATRAEFLHGLR; this comes from the coding sequence ATGTCAGGTCTTAGCGAATCCGCAAAGTTGGTCAAAGATGCGCTAGAGCGCCGCGGGTTGGAAACTCCAATGCAACCTAGCTTGGCGAGCCCAGCAGAGAAAAAGGATAAAATCGAACATCACATGCGTGAGATCCTCAACCTGCTCGGACTGGACCTTACTGATGACAGTTTGGAAGAGACACCACAACGCATTGCAAAAATGTATGTGGATGAGATTTTCTCGGGGTTGGATTATGCCAACTTCCCCAAGATCACCGTTATCGAAAACAAGATGAAAGTGAGTGAGATGGTTAAAGTGAAAGACATCACACTGACCAGTACTTGTGAGCACCACTTAGTCACCATAGATGGGACAGCCGCCGTGGCCTATATTCCACGTGGCAAAATTATCGGCTTATCGAAAATTAACCGCATTGTGCGCTTTTTTGCGCAGCGCCCGCAGGTGCAAGAACGCATGACGCAACAAATCTTAGTCGCGCTGCAAGCGCTGCTTGAGTCCGATGATGTGGCAGTAACGATTGATGCTACGCATTACTGCGTAAAATCCCGCGGTGTGATGGATGCAACTAGTGTGACCACAACCACGGCGTTGGGGGGTATTTTCAAATCTAACCCAGCGACGCGTGCTGAATTCCTACACGGTTTGCGTTAA
- the phnX gene encoding phosphonoacetaldehyde hydrolase, with protein sequence MNSPIQAVIFDWAGTIVDFGSFAPTSIFVEAFKQGFDFEISLAEAREPMGLGKWQHIEAVGKLPTVAQRWQNQFGRPMQASDIDAIYAAFMPLQIAKVADHAAPIPHSLEVVEQIRSRGIKIGSCSGYPRQVMDVLIPAAADYGYRPDYVVATDDLPQGGRPAPFMALKNVIELGVTNVRACVKVDDALPGIEEGHNAGMWTVGLLLSGNEAGLTLEEYQHADAATLQAAREQAQAKLQQAKPHYLIDTVADLPAVLAQIEQRLLAGEQP encoded by the coding sequence ATGAATTCACCGATTCAAGCCGTTATTTTTGATTGGGCTGGCACCATTGTTGATTTTGGATCCTTTGCGCCGACCTCTATTTTTGTCGAAGCTTTCAAGCAAGGTTTTGATTTTGAGATTAGCCTTGCGGAAGCGCGCGAACCAATGGGATTGGGCAAATGGCAACACATTGAAGCCGTCGGCAAACTCCCAACCGTTGCGCAGCGCTGGCAAAACCAATTTGGACGCCCGATGCAAGCCAGTGATATTGATGCGATTTACGCCGCTTTTATGCCGCTGCAAATCGCCAAAGTCGCCGATCACGCTGCACCGATTCCTCACTCACTTGAAGTGGTTGAACAGATCCGTTCGCGCGGGATCAAAATCGGATCTTGCTCTGGCTACCCACGCCAAGTGATGGATGTGCTGATCCCCGCCGCTGCCGATTACGGTTATCGTCCTGATTATGTGGTTGCTACCGATGATTTACCGCAAGGCGGCCGCCCCGCTCCTTTTATGGCTCTGAAAAATGTCATTGAACTTGGGGTGACCAATGTACGTGCTTGCGTGAAAGTGGATGACGCGCTTCCCGGTATCGAAGAAGGCCACAATGCCGGCATGTGGACGGTCGGTTTACTGTTGTCTGGCAACGAAGCTGGGTTAACCCTTGAAGAGTATCAACATGCTGATGCAGCAACGCTACAAGCGGCACGCGAACAGGCACAAGCCAAACTGCAACAGGCAAAACCGCATTATTTGATCGATACGGTTGCAGACTTGCCTGCCGTGCTCGCGCAAATTGAGCAAAGATTATTAGCTGGTGAACAACCTTAA
- the msrB gene encoding peptide-methionine (R)-S-oxide reductase MsrB yields MKRLFAWGAPLFALVALTLSLFSQADTKPSAMRPTTDGYQQATLAGGCFWCTESDMEKLLGVVDVVSGYAGGHVDNPTYKQVSSGKTGHIEVIQVTFDPKIVSYEQVLDNFFRHIDPTDDQGSFVDRGSQYRPAIFYHNAEQLEVAKRFMMEIDQLGIFKKPLKTELIEFKQFWPAEDYHQDYYKKNKVRYNYYRYASGRDQYLDEIFGADRNEKPKTLRQLIDEKNGQANVKAYVRPSDDQIRAKLTSLQYKVTQHEGTERPFDNEYWDNKEEGIYVDIVSGEPLFSSTDKYKSGTGWPSFTKPIDSSYIVTKDDTKLFYTRTEVRSRFADSHLGHVFDDGPAPTGLRYCMNSAAMRFIPKQEMAAQGYGEYLALFK; encoded by the coding sequence ATGAAACGACTCTTTGCTTGGGGAGCTCCACTATTCGCTTTGGTTGCGCTTACCCTCTCTCTGTTTAGTCAAGCCGATACCAAACCAAGTGCGATGCGGCCAACTACAGACGGTTATCAACAAGCCACACTCGCTGGCGGCTGCTTCTGGTGTACAGAATCCGATATGGAGAAGCTGCTCGGTGTAGTGGACGTGGTTTCTGGCTACGCGGGTGGACACGTGGATAACCCTACTTACAAGCAAGTCTCATCGGGTAAAACGGGACACATCGAAGTCATTCAAGTGACATTTGATCCGAAGATCGTCAGTTATGAACAAGTGCTGGATAACTTCTTCCGACACATCGACCCAACCGATGACCAAGGCTCGTTTGTCGACCGTGGTTCGCAGTATCGCCCTGCTATTTTCTATCACAACGCAGAGCAACTTGAAGTGGCTAAGCGCTTTATGATGGAAATTGACCAGCTCGGTATTTTCAAGAAGCCACTCAAAACGGAATTAATCGAGTTTAAACAATTCTGGCCGGCTGAAGACTACCATCAGGACTACTACAAGAAGAATAAAGTCCGCTACAACTACTATCGCTATGCTTCCGGACGTGATCAGTATTTGGATGAGATTTTTGGTGCCGACCGAAATGAAAAACCGAAAACCCTTCGCCAGTTGATTGATGAGAAAAATGGGCAAGCTAACGTCAAAGCTTATGTGCGTCCATCAGATGATCAGATCCGCGCTAAGCTGACCAGCTTGCAATACAAGGTGACACAGCACGAAGGCACAGAACGTCCATTCGATAATGAATATTGGGACAATAAAGAAGAAGGCATTTACGTTGATATTGTGTCGGGTGAACCGCTGTTTTCTTCTACCGACAAATACAAATCAGGAACCGGTTGGCCGAGTTTCACCAAGCCGATAGATTCAAGTTACATTGTAACCAAAGATGACACTAAACTCTTTTACACCCGCACTGAAGTCCGTAGCCGCTTCGCCGATTCACACCTTGGACATGTGTTTGATGATGGCCCAGCCCCAACTGGCTTACGTTACTGTATGAACTCCGCCGCGATGCGTTTCATCCCCAAACAAGAGATGGCAGCGCAAGGCTACGGCGAATATCTAGCACTGTTCAAATAA
- a CDS encoding formate--tetrahydrofolate ligase, which yields MLPDIEICRATPLASIDTIAQKAGLLANEYESHGLHKAKVSLHCLERLASKPKGKFILVTAITPTPLGEGKTVTTIGLAQGLAKLNHSVMACIRQPSMGPILGVKGGAAGGGYSQVAPMEELNLHLTGDIHAVTAAHNLAAAAIDARIYHEQRLGYDDFERRTGMQALRIDPKQVVWKRVMDHNDRALRMVTVGRNEPGKNINGYEREDGFDISAASELMAILALASDLRDLRRRIGNVVLAYDLDGNPVTTEDLKVAGAMAVSMKEAIEPTLMQTLEGVPTLIHAGPFANIAHGNSSIIADEIATRLAHYTVTEGGFGSDMGFEKACNIKAKASGKTPDCAVIVATLRGLKANSGLYDLRPGQAVPDALFAPDSAALQAGFENLKWHIDNVNQYGVPAVVAINRFPQDCTEELDQLVKLIEALPNRVSVAISEGFAQGGEGTKLLAEKVVKQCQNHSQFTPLYHSDMPLDEKLKAVAIKGYGAAEISLSDKAAQQLAKLQAQGFDHLAVCLAKTPLSISTDPAIKGAPRDFIVPIRELRLCAGAEFVYALCGSVMTMPGLPEKPSFMSLDIDQDGNIVGLN from the coding sequence ATGCTGCCAGATATTGAAATTTGCCGCGCTACACCATTAGCGTCTATCGACACCATTGCTCAAAAAGCGGGATTGCTCGCGAATGAGTACGAAAGCCACGGCCTGCATAAAGCCAAAGTGTCACTGCATTGCCTAGAGCGATTGGCCAGTAAGCCTAAAGGTAAATTCATTCTGGTCACTGCAATTACCCCAACACCACTGGGCGAAGGCAAAACCGTCACCACTATTGGTTTAGCACAAGGGTTGGCCAAACTTAATCACTCGGTCATGGCGTGCATTCGCCAGCCCTCTATGGGGCCTATTTTGGGTGTGAAAGGCGGCGCTGCAGGCGGCGGGTATTCGCAGGTCGCACCAATGGAAGAACTCAACCTGCATTTAACTGGTGATATTCATGCCGTCACTGCGGCGCATAACCTTGCTGCAGCAGCAATTGATGCGCGAATTTATCACGAACAACGACTCGGATATGACGATTTTGAGCGCCGCACAGGCATGCAAGCGCTGCGCATTGACCCCAAACAGGTCGTTTGGAAACGTGTGATGGATCATAACGATCGTGCACTGCGCATGGTGACGGTCGGCCGCAATGAACCCGGAAAAAATATTAATGGCTATGAGCGCGAAGATGGTTTCGATATCTCTGCCGCATCCGAATTGATGGCCATTCTTGCTCTCGCCTCGGATCTACGCGATTTGCGTCGCCGCATCGGTAATGTGGTGCTGGCTTATGATTTGGACGGTAATCCGGTCACTACAGAAGATCTGAAAGTGGCAGGTGCAATGGCCGTGAGCATGAAGGAAGCGATTGAACCGACCTTGATGCAAACCTTGGAAGGCGTACCAACGCTGATTCACGCAGGCCCGTTTGCCAACATCGCGCACGGTAACTCATCGATTATTGCAGATGAAATCGCCACCCGTTTGGCTCACTACACCGTTACCGAAGGCGGTTTTGGCTCCGATATGGGGTTTGAGAAAGCCTGTAACATCAAAGCGAAAGCTTCTGGTAAAACGCCAGATTGTGCCGTGATTGTCGCAACCTTACGTGGCTTGAAAGCCAATTCCGGGCTGTATGATTTGCGCCCCGGTCAAGCCGTACCGGATGCCCTCTTCGCTCCTGACAGCGCCGCTTTGCAAGCCGGTTTTGAAAACCTGAAATGGCATATTGATAACGTAAACCAGTATGGTGTGCCTGCTGTAGTGGCGATCAACCGCTTCCCACAAGATTGCACTGAAGAGCTGGATCAACTAGTTAAGCTTATTGAAGCCTTACCCAATCGTGTATCCGTTGCCATTTCTGAGGGCTTTGCACAAGGTGGCGAAGGCACAAAATTGCTTGCAGAAAAAGTCGTTAAGCAGTGCCAAAACCATTCTCAGTTTACACCGCTCTACCATTCAGACATGCCATTGGATGAAAAACTCAAAGCGGTGGCCATAAAAGGCTATGGCGCGGCAGAGATTTCACTGAGTGATAAAGCCGCGCAGCAATTAGCCAAACTGCAAGCCCAAGGCTTTGATCATCTTGCGGTTTGCTTGGCGAAAACACCGCTGTCGATTTCTACCGATCCCGCAATTAAAGGGGCTCCACGAGATTTTATCGTGCCGATCCGTGAACTGCGTTTATGTGCAGGTGCAGAATTTGTCTACGCCTTGTGTGGTAGTGTAATGACCATGCCGGGACTGCCTGAAAAGCCTTCCTTTATGTCACTCGATATCGATCAAGACGGCAATATTGTCGGCCTCAATTAA
- the mscL gene encoding large-conductance mechanosensitive channel protein MscL has translation MSLLKEFKAFASRGNVIDMAVGIIIGAAFGKIVSSFVADIIMPPIGIILGGVNFSDLSFVLLAAQGDAPAVVIAYGKFIQTVVDFMIIAFAIFMGLKAINSLKRKEEEAPKAPPAPTKDQELLSEIRDLLKAQQDK, from the coding sequence ATGAGCTTACTTAAAGAGTTCAAGGCTTTTGCATCTCGTGGCAATGTGATCGACATGGCTGTCGGTATTATCATTGGCGCGGCATTTGGCAAAATAGTGTCGTCATTTGTGGCCGATATCATTATGCCGCCAATCGGTATTATTTTAGGCGGTGTGAATTTTAGCGATCTGAGTTTCGTATTACTTGCCGCGCAAGGTGATGCCCCTGCCGTAGTGATTGCCTACGGTAAATTTATCCAAACCGTGGTCGATTTTATGATTATCGCATTCGCCATTTTCATGGGTTTAAAAGCGATCAATAGCTTAAAACGCAAGGAAGAAGAAGCGCCTAAAGCCCCACCTGCGCCAACCAAAGATCAAGAACTGCTTTCTGAAATCCGTGATTTGTTAAAAGCACAACAAGATAAATAA